From Cecembia calidifontis, one genomic window encodes:
- the greA gene encoding transcription elongation factor GreA: MGKIQYYTEEGLRKLKEELQELKTKGRADIAKQIAEARDKGDLSENAEYDAAKDAQGLLELKIAKLEEVVGNARVMDNSKLDSSKVGILSTVKIKNVKNGMTVTYTLVSEEEADLKAGKISLASPFGKGLLGKSVGDVAQINAPAGTLEFEVLDITY; this comes from the coding sequence ATGGGAAAAATACAGTATTACACTGAAGAAGGATTAAGGAAACTGAAAGAGGAGCTTCAGGAACTGAAGACCAAAGGACGTGCGGATATCGCCAAGCAGATTGCTGAAGCAAGGGATAAAGGTGATCTTAGCGAAAATGCAGAGTATGACGCAGCGAAGGATGCGCAAGGTTTGCTGGAACTTAAAATTGCCAAACTGGAAGAAGTTGTAGGAAACGCCAGGGTAATGGATAATTCTAAACTCGACAGTTCCAAGGTAGGGATATTAAGTACCGTGAAAATCAAAAATGTCAAGAATGGAATGACCGTAACCTATACCTTGGTTTCGGAAGAGGAGGCGGATCTGAAAGCCGGCAAAATCTCTTTGGCATCTCCATTCGGTAAAGGGCTTTTGGGCAAATCAGTGGGTGATGTAGCCCAAATCAATGCACCTGCAGGAACCTTGGAGTTTGAGGTATTGGATATTACCTATTAA
- the xylA gene encoding xylose isomerase: MSKTYFPGIDKIQFEGKGSKNPFAFKFYNPDQVVAGKTMKEHFKFAIAYWHSFCGNGSDPFGPGTIKRAWDENPDPIQRAKDKMDAAFEFITKIGAPYYCFHDVDLIDEGPSLADYEKRMQIITDYAKEKQAETGVKLLWGTANVFSNPRYMNGASTNPDFNVVAWAGTQVKNAIDATIKLGGENYVFWGGREGYMSLLNTDMKRETEHLARFLTMARDYARKNGFKGTFFIEPKPMEPTKHQYDYDSATVIGFLRHFGLDKDFKLNIEVNHATLAGHTFQHELQVAADAGMLGSIDANRGDYQNGWDTDQFALNLQELTESMLVILQSGGLQGGGVNFDAKVRRNSTDLEDLFLAHIGSMDAFARALLIADRILTESAYLDLRKQRYASFDSGKGKEFEEGKLTLEDLRAHAVAVGEPKQISGKQELYENILNEFI, translated from the coding sequence ATGTCTAAGACTTATTTCCCGGGAATTGATAAGATTCAATTTGAAGGAAAGGGATCAAAAAACCCATTTGCCTTTAAGTTCTACAATCCTGATCAGGTGGTTGCAGGTAAAACCATGAAGGAGCATTTTAAATTTGCGATTGCTTATTGGCATTCCTTCTGTGGTAATGGAAGTGATCCTTTTGGACCAGGAACAATCAAAAGAGCCTGGGATGAAAACCCCGACCCCATACAAAGGGCAAAAGATAAAATGGATGCAGCCTTTGAATTCATTACCAAAATCGGTGCCCCGTATTATTGTTTTCACGATGTGGATTTGATCGATGAAGGTCCAAGTCTAGCCGATTATGAAAAAAGGATGCAAATCATCACCGATTATGCCAAAGAAAAGCAGGCAGAAACAGGTGTGAAACTTTTGTGGGGTACAGCTAATGTTTTCAGTAATCCAAGGTATATGAACGGTGCCTCTACGAATCCTGACTTTAATGTAGTGGCATGGGCAGGCACACAGGTGAAAAACGCGATAGACGCTACCATAAAGTTGGGCGGTGAGAATTATGTGTTCTGGGGTGGAAGGGAAGGTTATATGTCCCTTCTCAATACAGATATGAAGAGAGAAACTGAGCATTTGGCAAGGTTCCTAACCATGGCACGTGACTATGCCAGAAAAAATGGTTTCAAAGGTACCTTCTTTATTGAACCTAAGCCAATGGAGCCAACCAAGCATCAATATGATTATGATTCGGCTACCGTTATTGGGTTCCTAAGGCATTTTGGATTGGATAAAGATTTCAAATTGAACATTGAAGTTAACCATGCCACCTTAGCCGGCCATACCTTCCAGCACGAACTTCAGGTAGCTGCAGATGCAGGAATGTTAGGTTCTATTGATGCCAATAGAGGGGATTACCAAAACGGTTGGGATACCGATCAATTTGCATTGAATCTCCAGGAATTGACAGAATCGATGTTGGTGATCCTTCAAAGTGGAGGACTTCAGGGTGGAGGTGTCAACTTTGACGCCAAAGTTAGAAGAAATTCAACGGATCTTGAAGATCTTTTCCTGGCCCACATAGGTTCTATGGATGCATTTGCCAGGGCTTTGTTGATTGCCGATAGAATTCTTACAGAATCCGCCTACCTTGACCTGAGAAAGCAACGCTATGCTTCATTTGATTCCGGCAAAGGAAAGGAATTCGAAGAGGGAAAATTGACCTTGGAAGATTTAAGAGCACATGCTGTCGCTGTAGGTGAGCCTAAGCAGATCAGCGGTAAACAAGAGCTTTATGAGAATATCCTGAATGAGTTTATTTAA
- a CDS encoding 2-hydroxyacid dehydrogenase, translated as MFQSFDQFRKVLIIDEMHLSIIPLLEAEGFMVDYRPEIKRPEILAIIHGYIGLIIRSKTPIDRELLEKAENLKFIGRAGAGLDKIDLKYLEERNIRLFHAAEGNRDAVGEHALGGLLALFNNISRSDREVRKGIWNREENRGEELQGKTVGILGYGNMGSAFAKKLIGFDVRIIAYDRYKTKFGNEFVEEVDFETLTEQADILSLHVPLTQETKGFLTYEVLRKFRKPIYLINTARGEIISFSTLNKAFDEGILKGAVLDVLENEKFDSFTEDQKKEFERLASRENILFSPHIAGWTFQSYEKINRVLIEKIKYSDLSWD; from the coding sequence ATGTTTCAAAGTTTTGATCAATTCCGGAAGGTGCTCATTATTGATGAAATGCACCTTTCAATCATTCCTTTATTAGAAGCGGAGGGTTTTATGGTGGATTATAGGCCTGAAATCAAAAGACCTGAAATTTTGGCCATCATCCATGGATACATTGGACTTATAATCCGTTCAAAAACACCTATAGATAGGGAATTGCTTGAAAAGGCAGAGAACCTGAAATTTATTGGGAGGGCGGGGGCCGGATTGGATAAAATTGATCTGAAGTATTTGGAAGAAAGAAACATCAGACTCTTTCATGCGGCAGAAGGAAATAGGGATGCGGTAGGAGAACATGCCTTAGGTGGGCTATTGGCTTTATTCAACAATATCAGTAGATCGGATAGGGAAGTAAGAAAGGGGATTTGGAACAGGGAGGAAAACAGGGGAGAGGAATTGCAGGGAAAAACTGTCGGTATTTTGGGATATGGGAATATGGGCTCGGCCTTTGCTAAAAAATTGATAGGCTTTGATGTTCGCATCATTGCCTATGACAGGTATAAAACCAAGTTTGGGAATGAATTTGTGGAGGAAGTTGATTTTGAAACTTTGACAGAGCAAGCAGATATCTTGAGTCTTCATGTTCCGCTCACCCAAGAGACGAAAGGATTTTTAACTTATGAAGTACTCCGAAAATTTAGAAAACCTATTTATTTGATCAATACTGCGAGAGGGGAGATCATTTCTTTTTCCACTTTGAATAAGGCTTTTGATGAGGGGATTTTGAAAGGAGCAGTTTTGGATGTATTGGAAAATGAAAAATTCGATTCTTTCACTGAGGATCAGAAAAAAGAATTTGAGCGACTGGCCTCAAGGGAAAATATTTTGTTTAGCCCTCATATTGCAGGCTGGACCTTTCAGTCTTATGAAAAGATCAACAGAGTATTGATAGAGAAAATCAAATACAGTGATTTAAGCTGGGATTGA
- a CDS encoding HIT family protein: MATIFTKIINREIPAYIVAEDENYIAFLDIMPLAKGHVLVVPKVEVDYIFDLEDEVLAGLHVFAKKVARAMDKTIKCTRIGVAVIGLEVPHVHVHLIPLRSMDDINFSRPKLRLSPEEMSEIAEKIQKGFD; encoded by the coding sequence ATGGCAACAATTTTCACAAAAATCATCAATAGAGAAATTCCTGCCTATATTGTGGCAGAGGATGAAAACTATATCGCATTTCTGGATATCATGCCTTTAGCTAAAGGCCATGTCTTGGTGGTCCCGAAAGTGGAGGTGGACTATATTTTTGACCTTGAAGATGAAGTATTGGCTGGACTCCATGTTTTCGCTAAAAAGGTAGCCCGGGCAATGGACAAAACCATCAAGTGTACCAGAATCGGGGTTGCTGTCATTGGGCTGGAGGTGCCCCACGTGCACGTTCATTTGATTCCCTTGAGGAGTATGGATGATATCAACTTTTCAAGGCCCAAACTCAGGCTCTCCCCTGAGGAAATGTCGGAGATTGCGGAAAAAATCCAAAAGGGATTTGATTGA
- a CDS encoding RNA polymerase sigma factor, producing the protein MLRSGDVKGLEVIYRIFSAELFRFGMSLVQDDALVLDSIHELFLDLWRYQKNLSEPENLKLYLFRSLSNKIKRAKKSQAKQPKVGFTGKEDLFSIGSAEDEWISRQQDEDLKRRLANGIENLPLRQKEIIQYLFFEKLSYEECSKILEINLRSVYTLAWKAIKSLKKHLGFLWLICLLEILFNFF; encoded by the coding sequence ATGCTGAGGTCTGGTGATGTAAAGGGGCTTGAAGTGATATACAGAATTTTCTCAGCTGAGCTTTTTAGGTTTGGAATGTCCTTGGTCCAAGACGATGCATTAGTACTGGATAGCATTCATGAATTGTTCTTGGATTTATGGAGGTATCAAAAGAATCTTTCTGAGCCAGAAAACCTTAAATTGTATCTTTTTAGATCCCTGTCAAATAAAATTAAAAGGGCAAAAAAATCTCAAGCCAAACAGCCTAAAGTTGGATTTACTGGTAAAGAAGATTTATTTTCTATAGGTTCAGCTGAAGATGAGTGGATTTCAAGACAACAAGATGAGGATTTAAAGAGGAGATTGGCCAATGGTATCGAAAACCTTCCGCTTAGACAAAAAGAGATCATCCAATACTTATTTTTTGAAAAACTGAGCTACGAAGAATGCTCCAAAATTCTGGAAATAAATCTTAGATCAGTTTATACTTTAGCCTGGAAAGCAATTAAAAGCCTGAAAAAACACTTGGGCTTCTTGTGGCTTATATGTTTACTGGAAATTCTTTTTAACTTTTTTTAA